In the Populus nigra chromosome 2, ddPopNigr1.1, whole genome shotgun sequence genome, TCACCCACGGGGTTGGCAGACCTGTTCAACCCGATGCAAGAGTCTGCAGCACCAGCTCTGGGTGAAGCTGTTAAAGTCTACACCTTAATCCATGACATACTATCTCAAGATGCGCAGACTATGCTGAGGAACTATTTGCAGGTAAATTAAACTTGACATCAATGTTCTCAATGAACCTAACAAGCATAGGGATGTTTATTGTGCAATCTTCAGCCTCTTAATCTTCCAAGTCTTCAATTAGACCTTCTCACAAAAGTTACATGAAATGTTCTCATACAAAAATCGAGTAAATGTCCTCGTACAAAGACACTCTCACATTTGAGTTACGTGAATGTTAGAGATCAGCTAAGAAAGGGTCTTATGGTACCCAAATTCACACTGATTTTCGTCCACTGACTGCATTTGTGCTTTGAAATCATGTGCTGGAACTAGAAGTCTATTCATCCTATTTTCGCAACATATAACATATTAGCACGATACAActctaaattgaataaattttttttacagacAGCAGCGAAGAAGAGATGTCGGAAACACATGGTAGAGACTGATGAGTTTGTTTCTGGCAACTCTGAAGGCTTCCTCTTAGACTCTATAACTATCTCCACAGcctatttaaaaatgaaaaaaatgtgtCTGAATATTGGGAAGGAAATTCAGGCAGACATCAGGATCCACAACCAGCATCTACTCCCAAGGTATTggtatctttctttcttacatGAATATTATATCCCCTCATTAGCTGATATGACCCAAAATGATCTTAAGTTGAAGTTTTAACTAATGAGCACTACGTATTTTGCTTCTATGAAAACCCTAACCCTTAAACCTTACAAAAGACAATTTGCTCCTTTTTGCTCGAGATTAGTTTCACCAAACTAGAGATTTTTATATCATTCTTTCTTCACTCGCGACAAATTCAAAACTTTCTTCCCCAGTCATTGTGACTTTCATTCTCAAGTTAGTTGTAGGCAAAGTATTGAGCATATATTGCATGCAATGAACTTCTTAATTGATCATTTTATGCTTATCTTAACACATTTCTCTATTTTCAGTTCAATCGACTTGTCAAACATCGCTGCTGCAGTTTATAGCACCGAGTTGTGTAACAGGCTTAGAGTTTTTCTCTCTGCATGTCCTCCATCTAGCCCGCAACCACATGTAAATGAACTACTGATAGCAATTGCTGATTTTGAACGGGATCTTGAGTTATGGAATATCAGGTTAGtgatagaaaaaatacaaaagtatGTTTTGGTTTCAAGTAGAACGAGTTTTAATATGTTCCCacaaagaaaattgaagatGAAGTGTCATTAATAATGTAGTCCGAACatggtatcaaaataatttacaacCCACTGTAGATGTAGAAGTTGAAGCTCtctcatattttatattttgtttgtctCAGTCCAGTGCAAGGTGGCGTAGATTCGAGGGGATTGTTTCATAGTTACATAATGGTCTGGGTGCAGGATATGCAAATTAACTTGCTTGAACTTTGCAAAGCAGAAAAGGTACCTGTCATGCTTTCTCTTCCTTAATGTGAAAAATTGTGGAAGCGAGGGTGGTCTCCAAATTCAAGTTCAAAGCAATTGTCCTATGTTTGTTCATAGAACATAATCCCTCTCGTTCTCATCCCCATCcccaacacacacacatgaaACAAAAGTAAAACCAGTTGTactttcaattgaaaatgtaaAACCAGTTCTTGGCTCTAACCATTAACTACCTCTTGCAGGTGCCATGGGCTGGAGTAATGACGAATCATTCCACCTCTCCATTTGCTGAAGAAATGTATGAGAGAATCAAAGATGCACTTATTGAGTACGAAGTGGTGATCAACCGATGGCCTCGGTACTCATTGATTTTGGAAAATGTAAGTATTGACTATCTTTTGCAAGATTTAGCAAGTTACTAGAGAGAAGCCTTTAGTACTTGCTCTTCCTCTTCTCCACATGTGCTCACTTAGGCATGTCTGGAAACCAATATCTGGATGTTTTTTTGCGCTTGTATGCTAATTTTTGTGTCACAGctagttttcattttttttttctcaatcttcTCAAAGGCTGTTGCTGATGTGGAAAGAGCAATAGTTAAAGCTTTGGAGAAGCAATACAATGACATCTTGACTCCTTTGAAAGATAGCATTCCAAAGAGGCTTAATATGCATGTCCAAAAGCTGACGAGAAGACAATCAACAACACTTTATTCTGTACCTAATCAAGTGAGTGGTGCAAACATGAACATCCCACACACAAACACAGATGTTTTGCACTCCATTGTGTCCATTTACAACTCACCAATATTTTCTTGTGGCAGTTGGGAATTTTTCTGAATACAATCAAGAGAATCCTTGATGTCTTACATTGTAGAGTGGAGGACATTTTTAAGTCCTGGGCTTCCTATCTACCTCTCGTGGGAGATAAAAAGTCAATTTGCGGGGAGCAGATGAATGGAATTACTGTTCTGTTgagaacaaaacacaaaaattactTGCAGGCAACAGTGGAGAAGCTCGTTAACAATGTAAGCTTCTATCCATTATCTGAGTTCCATTGTATCAGTGGTAGTTGTAaatctaaaaatctaatttcctTGAGATGATTAGTAATGCTGGTCATTTATTCAATAGTCAATTTGCTATCAATGGATTGATTCTGTGCCTGATCATTAGGTAACATTGCATTTGAGGATATGTTATGTATTACTTGCATTCCTGAATACTATGGAATTTTGCATGCTCATCATATACTACTAGTTGATGATAATTTTACTTGGTTAATCATCTTAACGGATCCTTCTTCCTCTTGCCGTGGTTGGTGTTTTTAGAATGCAAAAAGAGAAACTGTAACATGAATGAAATCACAATTCTTCCAGGTGCAAGCTAGTCGAAGCACACGACTAAAAAGAATTTTGGAGGACATAAGGGAAGAAGATGGAGAGGCTGAGGTCCGTGAAAGAATGCAGATTCTAAGTTCACAGCTCATTGATTGTATATCCAATTTGCATGATGTTTTTGCTAGCCGGATATTTGTCGCAACATGTCGTGGATTCTGGGATAGGATGGGAGAGGTAGAGTAACATTTTTATCTAAATTCCGCACTTCACCggggttattttatttctatccGCTATCCTGATGCTTTAACTGTGTAATGTTCTAGATCGTTTTGAAGTTTCTTGAGAGCAGGAAGGAAAACAAAGTGTGGTATAATGGTTCCTGCTATGCACTTGGGGTAGGTCTTGAAGTTCATATCTGGGCATTTCATGATTTGTCAATTCTGACCATCTCACATGCTAGTTTCTTCATGGTTTTCTTTTGCAGATACTGGATGACACATTTGCTTCGCAAATGCAGCGACTGCTAGGAAACTCACTTCAAGAGAAGGATCTAGAGCCCCCTCGCTCTGTAATTGAAGCTCGATCTATTCTTTGCAGAGACACGGCGAACGCAACAGAGACATCTACCTACTTCTATGTTTAGCGGTTGAAACTTCTGTACAGCAGCAGCACGCAACAAACCTTCTATATTCAAGTACTGTGGTTTACTTTAAACTATACAGAGACCACACTAGTCGGCATGCAAGTGCATATTCTTTGGTTCGTTAGTAACTTGAGCTATATCCCCAGACAggttgtatttcttttttacttgataGAATAAAGGCAATAGAATTCCTCACGTCCAtgcttttcatttgtttttttccctctcccCCCTCCCTTCCACCTGCAGGGCCAAACCAGAAGCAGTGGATGTAGTGAAAAGTGGGATTGCTATCTCAGTGTTTTGTTGGATACTTTTATACCTTTTCTaaggaataatatatatatatatatatatatatatatatagcaactaacagaaagaagcaaaactaagaattttattttgaccTACAGTTAATCCAGACAAATATAAACCAAATTTGACAAGATAACCCAACAAATAGGGTATGTGGGCAATTGCAgcaattaattttgaatgatcaAAGGTAAAAACATTATGCGCTTAGACTCAAtatatattcattataatataacaacaaaatgatattttactctctttttttaaatcaattgacTTTGTGTCaaagatgttttatttttcacttgagCTATTAGTTATTAAagaattgtttgtatttttcatctttttaaacataataaaatgatcCCATTGctctagaatatatatatttttttttatgaaactagCAAAAAGAGTATAAATATCTTTTCATTAAtcatgtataataaattaacaAGTATGCCCTTGggataagaaaattaaaacttagGTTCTGAGGTGTTTTGGTcttttcttttagaattttttttcataattaccagagtaattaaatatatttttatcttttagcatcaattaaaaattaattaatttaaaaaaattgttggtaCGTGCAAGGCATGTGTCAACATATGGAGGCACTCACGCATTTTGAGTGAAGAGTGCGGCGCCTCTTGATGGAAGAAAATAGCCTTTTGTTATGTCATTAGATATGCCACTATGTCCCCTTTCTCTCAGTGCAGCATTGGTGGTAGTGAGGTGGTTTGTCATCGATTgacttttttcttcctttttctctctctcccggTGTGGCGTCAATAGCAACTGGGCAGTTTGTTCTCTTTGATCTTGATATTTCAACTCtagtacttatttttttttctaatttttttcttggtctttttgttaaagttttatttattttcgatttaatcattcaattctaaattatcatatatatgtttttccaatttcatcattcttcttttaatttttaattttttttaggttttttgtaaaagttttgatggttttcgatttcatcattcaatccaagtttatgttgaattttttttttaatttggtcatcatttttttttattgtttttttttaaaatttttttgttttcaatttaaccctccattaaaaaaattgtctttgcctaaattattttttatttcaattttaactctcatttttttaattgctattttttattttagatctttttgcatgatttatttgttttcatcttTCGATATTTGATTGGTTaggaattagatttcataattttttcatgtttggtgCTTCTGGTCTAATAACCTGGATCATAAACTTGAAAAGTTAATGCAAGtagacatctttttttttttgcatattttcttttttgatttcatcgtttgatattatttttaaaaaagttattttatgatttttttaatttattttctatcaaattattCGAATCTCGTaacttcaataataaattttacagattaacttaaattgactcattttttattatccaagttatatatttatcatattacTTGAGTTATTTCCAAACTagcaaaagatttttttaatttttttttttatcaagttatgcAACTCGCCTGTCTCTTTATCATTGAAATTTCACTATTTTCTTATGTTATGTGCCATGGACATTTACTTTTAAACTCGATTTTACATGATCAGCCTCAGTCTCCACAGATCGCACACCAGTTTGCTGCAacatataatttgataaaaacagCAGGCATCATTTACTTTTAATCCTCAAATTGAGGACACCATTACTCTTATAGTCATCAGTACAACACTGAATCTAACACTAATTATTGTAcattggtaattaattaatcaaattgtgGGAAACTTAACCACACACCATAATAAATCTTTGGCGGAGCTGCAGCTCTCCGACCAGCCTTCAAGTACCAAAATTGAAAGAACTCCACAAGATTAAAGGGCTTAAAAAGCGAGAAGCATGTCCATTAACCAGCTCTTCTAAGGCTTTCATTACATAGCCTGCTTAACAAAGAGCATTTTTGCCGAAACTAGTTTCTTCCACAGCATTTTTGCACGACTAAGCAACAAACATCAGTGGAATTACTTGAAATTTTCCACTTGAAGTTTAGAATAGATTAGCTGTGCAATGATATATTCCAAACCAGATGCATAGATCTAATATAGTTCTTCTATTCAACTGGGGGGAAAAAAGGACTAAAGATGAATCATGGATCTAGTTTTAATGGACCTGCATAAGAGCTTGGTATTTCCTGGAGCCCTGATGCAGCTACAAGTCCTCACTCTTCCGATCAAGTCAACAAAGAAAGGAGACATAAAGCAGCATATCATCGCCACACAAAATATAGCAGAATACAGCACTGGCATTACTCAATTGCAGCAATACTTTTTTGGTTAATAGTGCTACTACTGAGACATTCTGTAGCATCATCTGACGAAAAGCTATTTTACCTACTTCACTCACATGGTAGTGAAGGAATCGACATAATCAGGCACCACTCAAGTTCCTTTCCCTTGTTGTATTTGCTGAAGAAGAGCTGCTGCGAGCTGTAATGTTGCTTGCAGACGCTTTTGAGGATCTCCATCTGCTTCCTCTTGTGTGCCAGCACTTTCCATCCGTGGATTACCCTGAGCCCCTGGCTGAAGCTCTTTTCTAACTGGGGGTGGCACTGAAGTAGGCACATTTGATACCTGCTGCTGTTGCATCTGTTGTAATTGACTAAACGGAGATGTCAGCATCTCAGAGCCCACTTGATTTTTGTGCAAACCAAGTGCCTGTGCTATTCCAACTTGGTTGCCAGACTGATTCACTGTCCGCTTAAAATCCTCACTAGCGGATCCATTTGAATTATTACCCAATAGCCTCTGCTGCCCTAGAAGAGATGATGCTAATTGTGCAAGTTGTTGTGGTTGCAAACCTGCAATAGGCAAAGACACTGGAACAGAAGGCTTGGTTTCCTGAAAGGTCGACTTGCTGTTTCCAGACACTGGATTGGTTGACATTCCACTTGCAAAATGTGCAGGGCCATTTTCTTGCATTGTCCTTGGCAGGACTGAGTGATGCTCTGGAATAACAGGATCAACAGCAGTATTGGATGCTTGTGATGGTACACTTCTATTACCAGAAACAATGCTCTGCGAATGGTGAGGAGACCAGTTGGGCCTCAATGTGGAGTTCTGCTGTTGGAGAGGATAATGATGCCTACTCTCATTGTAGGAATCAGATATACTTCCAGCAGGATGGGCCGGACCCGAAAATGCCACAGGTGGAGCTGTTGAAGCCACATTCCCTAGGAAAGCTGGATCACCTCCTGATCTACTCAAATCTGAAAAGGACACCATTGCAGGAAACTGACCTGAATGTGTTGGTGGCTTTGGATACGATGGATCCCTATGAAATGGCAGTATATTCACATCCCTTTTTTCATTTGGATGGTGAACAGGCCCAAGATTTGAACCAGAATTCTCTAACCTCAAAATAACACCAGATATGCTCAATTTGCCAGGTACTCTCAGTACTTTCTCTGAGAAATCAGATGGAGGTACAAGAAACAAGGTGGTCTTATCATCCAATTTAGCAACTGCTGCACGCTGCTTCTCCTCCAGATAGTGCATGAGTTCATTGTAGTATCCCATATCTGCATCACTAGCAGGGACAAAGAATACAACCCAAGCAGAAGCTGCTTGATAGTAGTGTTTTGCAAGCATGTCTAGACCAGTTCTTGCAGTGCAATCCAGGAAATCAGGCCTGCAGAATCAATGTCAATGTTACACAGTAAATCAGAACACAAGTTCACTGAGCAGGTGGAAAAATAACTGAGCTACATGATGAAATTGTCAATTATCACAAAAGTGCATTTTGTGTCCCCACAAAAACTGCACGTGTGCGGTTTTAGAACATCTCTTGGAGATATATTATCTTTACATAAAGTTTTGAAAAGAGTCATGTAACAAATATATTGAAACATCAATATGACGAATTGCACCATCAGATTAAGTTCATAGTCAGATGATAtccatgaaaataatttgatatcaGGAAAAATTCTGCCTCGTAAGTTTCAAAATCTGCCTAGTAGCAGACATTACAGTAGTTGAACCAAATCTGGTTGggtagaaaaaaacatgttgatttttttactgtGGGCTCATAGATCAATAACTGAAAATTATGAGACAAGGGCAGAGGATTTCAAGACTTAAAGATGCAATGTAATTTGCATCATAATCACTACAAATAGAACAAGTGGGCAAGAATGAAGTAGCCACTTGGCTGATATCAAAGCTAATCTGTGCATAAGTGAAAGCTTGAAGAGAAGGGTTATTTACTACTTACAACATAAAGTCTAGCGCTTTTCCCACGGGAAAGCAGCGAGCATGACAGACAGGAGTCCCTCCCTTTGCTATAGTCCCTTCCCATTTCCATAACTTCAAAGAGGATGGTTCTGGTTCAGGGGTGAATCTTTTCCTCTCAGTGCGATTTGTGGGCAGAGAACCAGAGCCAGCCTGGAAATTGTCATAAGATACTTTCCAGGGGTCACTCCTTTCTCCATGAGGAAGTGATAAATTGATTGGCCGGTCTTGGATTGGTGTGTATCCAAAAGGTCCAGCCTCCAGGTTCTTATCAAAAGCCTCTGGTTGCGGAAAATCAGAAAATGCCCTAGGGAAAGCCCTTCTTTCCTGTTCTAAATCAGAGTAAGGATACTCTGGAAGTTCCTTGTCAGGAGGAAAGGAGCCTGTCTTCAACTTCTTGGCTTCATGATACAGATAGGAATCTTCTGGTAAATCCCATGGTTCTTCATAAAAGGGACCTTTCtgaggattttttttagcaaattcATGGAAGTGGGCATCCCTCCCTCTTGTAGGACTACCATGTCGTTCATACACATCTGGTGGTGGTCCTAGTTCTTCTCCAAACCTCCAGTTATCAAATGCACCGTTTCCAACCTGGTGCAAGGTTCCCTTCCTGTTAAGGCCATAGACATCAGAATCCGCAGGATCCAAATCTGAGTTGAAACGAGGAGATCTGATACTGGGATCTGTAGCTGTGCTCCCAAAATTCCTATCCTGCCAGAAGTTCTCAGGGCCTCCTTGGCGACTGTTTGGCTTGTAATGCGGAGAGAGCGGGGTCCTTCCACTATTTGAAGACCCAGCTTCATTCTTGGCAAAACAAATATGCACACGAGGGTTGCCAAATAATTTCCCCTGAAGAGTTTCTTTTGCCCTGCAAGCTGATGTTAGATTTGTGAACCTCACAAAAGCATAACTACGACCTGGAAATACAGTGATCTTTTCAATCTCACCAAATGGTGAAAAAGCCTTCCGTAAGATCATTTCATCCACCTTTAGTAAAGCTGGAAAACCTATCCATAATACCTCACTAGGTTCTGCACTATTATCGCTCATCTTGGATTTATCAGGGTAAAAAGATTCGGGGCTAGCATTACGCACTCTAGAGTCCCTCTGCAAGAAAGGGGATCCCCTTAATGTAAGGCGTTGTTCATCTCGCCGTTGCAAGTAATCTTCATCATGTGATGGTGTTGATGACTTGTCCTGAGATAAGAATCTCATCAAGATGTGTTGGAACCAGTCCTTTTTTTAACTagtcatgttattttaatttccagTTGGAAttcaataaaaagtaaattgataGGTTTAAAGCAACTAAGCTTTCATGAATTAATCATCAAGCACAGCATTGGTAAATGCATCATCGGAAAAagtaaagagaaagaaatgagaaCAATATACTCGTCCATAATTAACCTTTATGAGATCCAGACACCCATCTATCCCAGAAAACGTAATCTGATCAAAAGAATTCTAGCATCAGGAGATGGGTCTCGGATGATTGACAAGCAAAACCAATTTTCATAAACATCAGATACGTAATTGATTTAGGGAAGAAGCTAACCAGTTATTGAAAGACTAAGCTCCTGGACTAAAAATTTGGTAtactcaattctttttttacttaCAAGAAGTCAACTGCTACGAGGATGAGCAATGCGAGCAGACAAATAAGCGGGGAAAGAGATTACAGCTACCCGCTATAATGTTCTGCTAGGCTTTTGGTTAATATCACATCATAATTGCTGTTGGGCTACTCTGGGAATCGAATTTTACTCGGTTAAATGAGGCATGGAGAGAAATGGTTCGCAGTTTGTGACTTTACCAAAATCATGAAACATGCAACCCCTTGAGTCTGGGCATTTTAAACAAAGCAAACTCCACTGCGTTGTGTAGACTCACACAGATTGTTCTCAATATAGGTCGAAAAGTTGCCACACAGTTGCACAGAGCATGACTGTTATTAATTGATGTGAATTTGAATGCCCCATGtgagaatattatttttaattatcatctgTTATCTTACCGCCTATAAACCGGTCTTATGAAGGCCGTGCATGAAGATTGCAAACTGGGATAAATCCATGAAACATCCCCATGTATTAGTGCAAGACAATGAGACTGTTTCATTAGATTCTGCTTCCCTCATGTTATCTTATTTTCAAGTATTTGGCAAGGCCATCAGATaaatttttccttttgattgtTGCTGTTCAGCCTGTTCTAGCTGCTGTAATAGACATCTGGAGAGGAGAGGAATGAACTTGGAGAATTGAGTGAACAACCATTAATTGTTATTGAATCACCGAATTCATATGTTCTTAATCCCAATTTCAGAAATTTTAACTTCACCATCCTCCCTGAAGCATTAATAAAGGTATTTTAAGAAGACTGGTCCCCGAATATCATGTTCATATTACCAGATCCAGCAAGCACAGAACTCAAAATTGGATGGCTGTCAGCTTGGACTAAAGGTTTGCTATATCTGCAAAGACCCTCATGTGCAGGTGAAAAGCTACAAAGCTGGTTTTATAGTTGATAACTAACAGTGTGGAGGATCCCC is a window encoding:
- the LOC133681763 gene encoding flowering time control protein FPA, which produces MTSRGGGVPGGVGRDRFRREFTSSRFESSNSNGKRGNNPPSRHLWVGNLSHSIEETDLTDEFLQFGDLDSVAFQPGRSYAFVNFNKEEDAIAAIKSLQGYPLAGNPLRIEFAKADKSSTPSHDEDYLQRRDEQRLTLRGSPFLQRDSRVRNASPESFYPDKSKMSDNSAEPSEVLWIGFPALLKVDEMILRKAFSPFGEIEKITVFPGRSYAFVRFTNLTSACRAKETLQGKLFGNPRVHICFAKNEAGSSNSGRTPLSPHYKPNSRQGGPENFWQDRNFGSTATDPSIRSPRFNSDLDPADSDVYGLNRKGTLHQVGNGAFDNWRFGEELGPPPDVYERHGSPTRGRDAHFHEFAKKNPQKGPFYEEPWDLPEDSYLYHEAKKLKTGSFPPDKELPEYPYSDLEQERRAFPRAFSDFPQPEAFDKNLEAGPFGYTPIQDRPINLSLPHGERSDPWKVSYDNFQAGSGSLPTNRTERKRFTPEPEPSSLKLWKWEGTIAKGGTPVCHARCFPVGKALDFMLPDFLDCTARTGLDMLAKHYYQAASAWVVFFVPASDADMGYYNELMHYLEEKQRAAVAKLDDKTTLFLVPPSDFSEKVLRVPGKLSISGVILRLENSGSNLGPVHHPNEKRDVNILPFHRDPSYPKPPTHSGQFPAMVSFSDLSRSGGDPAFLGNVASTAPPVAFSGPAHPAGSISDSYNESRHHYPLQQQNSTLRPNWSPHHSQSIVSGNRSVPSQASNTAVDPVIPEHHSVLPRTMQENGPAHFASGMSTNPVSGNSKSTFQETKPSVPVSLPIAGLQPQQLAQLASSLLGQQRLLGNNSNGSASEDFKRTVNQSGNQVGIAQALGLHKNQVGSEMLTSPFSQLQQMQQQQVSNVPTSVPPPVRKELQPGAQGNPRMESAGTQEEADGDPQKRLQATLQLAAALLQQIQQGKGT